A window of Selenomonas ruminantium subsp. lactilytica TAM6421 contains these coding sequences:
- a CDS encoding FtsW/RodA/SpoVE family cell cycle protein, translating to MRIRKKLWNNDAEPILVIMVVLMVLGTINVFSSSFVLGTTDYNDPYHFLTRHLGVMIGGIVLFFCFRHINYRRWQSLRGLMFWVILGTFLALVGVLIPSIGTEVNGARRWLFGVQPAELAKLIALMLASSTLVTRIKKGKANSWGNVINPQYGLILLMAVLIELEPDMGTAAIVLGVPVVMAVVAGMSPKYVMVVIGALAAVVVVAVNIQPYRMARLKVWFDPWADAQGMGYQTVQSLSTIGSGGFWGMGLGEGVSKYAYLPEAHTDFAFAIFSQEHGYMGNLLVFLLLALLVLFCVRIANRAPDEYGQILSMGIMVLIAGQAVANIMMVGGILPVVGVPLPFISYGGSSLMVTMMAMGMLMNVCDHGKDHKKDTSEEKKQPARPKLRLVK from the coding sequence GTGCGGATTCGGAAGAAGTTATGGAATAACGATGCCGAGCCCATTCTCGTCATCATGGTGGTGCTGATGGTCCTGGGGACCATCAATGTCTTTAGTTCCAGCTTCGTGCTGGGCACCACGGACTACAATGATCCGTATCATTTCCTGACACGTCATCTGGGCGTTATGATAGGCGGCATCGTATTGTTCTTTTGCTTTCGCCACATCAATTATCGGCGCTGGCAATCCCTGCGCGGCCTGATGTTCTGGGTTATCCTGGGCACATTCCTGGCGCTGGTGGGGGTGTTGATTCCCTCTATCGGCACAGAAGTAAATGGTGCCCGGCGTTGGCTCTTCGGTGTACAGCCGGCAGAACTGGCCAAGCTGATAGCCCTGATGCTGGCTTCGTCTACACTGGTGACACGAATAAAAAAGGGCAAGGCTAATTCCTGGGGAAATGTCATAAACCCGCAATATGGCCTGATCCTGCTGATGGCCGTTCTGATTGAATTGGAACCGGATATGGGCACGGCGGCCATCGTTTTGGGAGTGCCCGTTGTCATGGCTGTGGTGGCAGGCATGTCGCCCAAGTATGTGATGGTGGTAATCGGGGCTTTGGCCGCGGTAGTGGTAGTGGCCGTGAATATCCAGCCCTATCGTATGGCCCGCTTGAAAGTCTGGTTCGATCCCTGGGCTGATGCCCAGGGTATGGGGTATCAGACGGTGCAGTCCCTGTCCACCATCGGTTCCGGCGGTTTCTGGGGCATGGGTCTGGGGGAAGGCGTCAGCAAGTACGCCTATCTTCCCGAAGCCCATACGGACTTTGCCTTTGCCATTTTCAGTCAGGAACATGGCTATATGGGAAACCTGCTGGTATTCCTGCTGCTGGCGTTGCTGGTGCTCTTCTGTGTGCGCATCGCCAACCGGGCGCCGGATGAATACGGTCAGATCCTGTCCATGGGCATCATGGTGCTGATTGCCGGACAGGCTGTGGCCAACATCATGATGGTAGGCGGAATCCTGCCGGTAGTCGGTGTGCCGCTGCCTTTCATCAGCTATGGCGGTTCGTCGCTGATGGTCACGATGATGGCCATGGGGATGCTCATGAATGTCTGTGATCACGGGAAAGACCATAAAAAAGATACTTCAGAGGAAAAGAAGCAGCCGGCAAGGCCTAAGCTGCGTTTGGTGAAATAA
- a CDS encoding sensor histidine kinase, whose amino-acid sequence MADQHSGSLPPELGGLQAQSLKKILSNTISTIENNKSQIFEIYETARSEVESSRKLLTDLKEQARQTIERVDELAKKEQQEKQRLVKVSSNFQNYSEEKVRESYEAVKNVQVSLGVEREKEANLRAQRDKLEIRLRNLQTMLAQAEHLALAVGSVLSYLSTQVNGVIWKIEAVQKEKFIGARIIKAQEEERYRISREIHDGPAQDLANLIFQASIAEKLVDYDPDEAKRTLQELRQQMRDCLGSVREVIFDMRPMALDDLGLVAALNQLIGRMASRGMLAVDFSLDGTVYELPKHVEIAIFRIVQEALNNIRNHAETDMARVRVLFSPVAVSILIEDNGKGFDPEAKPEALDEDGEPLPEELAEVHHHFGLTGMRERAKIIGAELSITSAVGEGTRVHLRVPNREPQMDTKDVKVVNTPNKKGRGK is encoded by the coding sequence ATGGCAGACCAGCATAGCGGGAGCCTCCCCCCCGAATTGGGCGGGCTGCAGGCACAGTCCCTGAAGAAAATATTAAGCAATACAATCAGCACCATTGAAAACAATAAATCACAGATATTTGAAATCTACGAGACTGCCCGTTCGGAAGTGGAGAGCAGCCGCAAGCTGCTGACGGATCTGAAAGAACAGGCCCGGCAGACCATTGAACGGGTGGATGAGCTGGCCAAAAAGGAACAACAGGAAAAACAGAGACTGGTCAAGGTCAGCAGCAATTTTCAGAACTATTCTGAGGAAAAAGTACGGGAAAGCTATGAAGCCGTAAAGAATGTTCAGGTTTCTCTGGGCGTAGAGCGGGAAAAGGAAGCAAATCTGCGGGCACAGCGGGATAAGCTGGAAATCCGCCTGCGCAATCTGCAGACCATGCTGGCCCAGGCCGAGCATCTGGCTCTGGCCGTGGGTTCGGTGCTTTCCTATCTAAGCACCCAGGTCAATGGCGTGATCTGGAAGATCGAGGCGGTACAGAAGGAAAAATTCATTGGGGCGAGGATCATCAAGGCCCAGGAAGAGGAGCGTTACCGCATTTCCCGGGAAATCCATGATGGCCCGGCACAGGATTTGGCGAATCTGATTTTCCAGGCGTCCATCGCGGAAAAGCTGGTGGATTATGATCCGGACGAGGCCAAGCGTACCCTGCAGGAACTGCGGCAGCAGATGCGGGACTGCCTGGGCAGCGTGCGGGAAGTCATCTTCGATATGCGTCCCATGGCGCTGGATGATTTAGGGCTGGTAGCGGCGCTCAATCAGCTGATTGGCCGCATGGCCTCCCGCGGAATGCTGGCGGTTGATTTTTCCCTGGATGGTACTGTGTATGAGTTGCCCAAACATGTGGAGATAGCCATTTTCCGCATTGTGCAGGAGGCTCTCAACAATATCAGGAATCATGCGGAAACGGATATGGCTAGGGTACGCGTGCTCTTTTCGCCGGTGGCAGTATCGATCCTGATCGAGGATAACGGCAAGGGCTTCGATCCCGAGGCCAAACCGGAAGCGCTGGATGAAGATGGCGAACCCCTGCCGGAGGAACTGGCCGAGGTTCATCATCATTTTGGGTTGACGGGCATGCGGGAGCGGGCCAAGATCATTGGTGCAGAGCTTTCCATAACTTCGGCCGTGGGCGAAGGTACCAGGGTGCATTTGCGTGTGCCCAACCGGGAGCCGCAGATGGATACCAAAGATGTAAAGGTGGTTAATACGCCCAATAAGAAGGGCAGAGGTAAATGA
- the rsmA gene encoding 16S rRNA (adenine(1518)-N(6)/adenine(1519)-N(6))-dimethyltransferase RsmA has protein sequence MSEKAIQPKIASREVTTHILKAFGLRMSKKLGQNFLIDASIVQGIVDAAEIEEGDRVLEIGPGIGTLTQGLAEAGADVTAVELDKKLPAVLAETLKGYDNVRIVPGDILKVNIPEIMGDKPFKVAANLPYYITTPILMALLERHLPITHMVTMVQKEVALRMVAKPGGKDYGALSVAVQYYTEPEIVLDVPPRSFIPAPEVDSVVIACKVRETPAVQVQDEKMFFRVVKAAFGQRRKTLSNALKGGGFAKEQVAPAMEQAGIELNRRGETLSLDEFAKLADAFSSLA, from the coding sequence ATGAGTGAAAAAGCGATACAGCCGAAGATTGCCAGCCGGGAAGTGACCACCCATATCCTCAAGGCTTTCGGCCTGCGCATGAGCAAGAAGCTGGGACAGAACTTCCTGATTGATGCCAGCATCGTGCAGGGCATTGTGGATGCGGCAGAGATTGAAGAAGGTGACCGGGTATTGGAAATCGGCCCAGGCATCGGCACCCTGACCCAGGGGCTCGCCGAAGCCGGTGCCGATGTGACGGCGGTGGAATTGGATAAGAAGCTGCCGGCAGTCCTGGCGGAAACCCTCAAAGGCTACGACAACGTGCGCATTGTGCCCGGGGATATTTTAAAGGTCAATATCCCGGAAATCATGGGGGATAAGCCCTTCAAGGTGGCTGCTAACCTGCCCTACTATATCACGACGCCGATTCTGATGGCTCTTCTGGAACGCCATCTGCCCATCACCCATATGGTGACCATGGTGCAGAAGGAAGTGGCCCTGCGCATGGTGGCAAAACCTGGCGGCAAGGATTACGGTGCCCTGTCGGTGGCGGTGCAGTATTACACCGAACCGGAAATCGTGCTGGATGTGCCGCCCAGAAGCTTCATCCCAGCACCGGAAGTGGACAGCGTGGTCATCGCCTGCAAGGTGCGGGAAACGCCGGCAGTGCAGGTGCAGGACGAAAAGATGTTCTTCCGCGTGGTCAAGGCCGCTTTCGGCCAGCGCCGCAAGACGCTCTCCAACGCCCTCAAAGGCGGCGGCTTTGCCAAAGAACAGGTGGCACCGGCCATGGAGCAGGCGGGGATTGAACTCAACCGCCGCGGTGAGACACTGAGTTTGGACGAATTTGCCAAGCTGGCTGATGCATTCAGTTCGTTAGCATAA
- a CDS encoding dTMP kinase, whose protein sequence is MKGKLIIIEAGDGSGKATQTRALYDHLKADGHRVHRIEFPDYADDSSALVRMYLGGAFGDKAADVNAYAASTFFAVDRFASYQRKWRDYYEAGDIILADRYTTSNMVHQAVKLTDKNEREAFLEWLWDFEFCKMGLPVPDQVIFLDMAPEVADKLIAARAAETATKKDIHERDTDYLHRCHAAYLELAAKYDWDKVICNEGENPRSIEAIHSDVYAIVEKLLKK, encoded by the coding sequence ATGAAAGGCAAACTGATCATTATCGAAGCCGGGGACGGCAGCGGCAAGGCCACCCAGACCAGGGCATTATACGACCATTTAAAGGCAGATGGACACAGGGTACATCGCATTGAGTTCCCGGATTACGCCGATGATTCCTCAGCTCTCGTGCGCATGTACCTGGGCGGGGCTTTTGGGGACAAGGCTGCTGATGTCAATGCCTATGCGGCATCCACGTTTTTTGCGGTGGACCGGTTTGCCTCCTATCAGCGCAAATGGCGGGATTACTATGAAGCCGGGGATATTATCTTAGCTGACCGCTATACCACCAGCAATATGGTGCATCAGGCGGTCAAGCTCACGGACAAGAATGAACGGGAGGCTTTTCTTGAGTGGCTCTGGGATTTTGAGTTTTGCAAGATGGGGCTGCCCGTGCCGGATCAGGTGATTTTCCTCGATATGGCGCCGGAGGTGGCGGACAAGCTGATCGCTGCCAGAGCGGCAGAAACGGCAACGAAGAAGGATATCCATGAGCGGGATACGGATTATCTGCACCGCTGTCATGCGGCTTATCTGGAACTGGCCGCAAAGTATGATTGGGATAAGGTGATCTGCAATGAAGGGGAAAATCCCCGCAGCATCGAAGCTATCCACAGTGATGTTTATGCCATTGTGGAGAAATTGTTGAAGAAGTAA
- the trmB gene encoding tRNA (guanosine(46)-N7)-methyltransferase TrmB, whose amino-acid sequence MRLRRKPWVDEAIHEFDDFVVSKDQEIGEERKGQWSEIFGRKAPLHVELGTGKGDFITQLAERNPDINYIGIEAQQDVLYSAAKKVAEKGLKNVRLLVFDINNIENIFGEGEVDRFYVNFCDPWPKKRHAKRRLTHVGFLEKYRRLLKKPGELHFKTDNRPLFDFSLEQFEEAGLKVQDVSFDLHAEDRPDNIMTEYERKFSGFGEKINRCEVIFA is encoded by the coding sequence ATGCGTTTACGGAGAAAACCCTGGGTGGATGAAGCCATCCATGAATTCGATGACTTTGTGGTGAGCAAGGATCAGGAAATCGGCGAGGAGCGAAAGGGACAGTGGAGTGAGATCTTTGGCCGCAAGGCTCCGCTGCATGTGGAACTGGGTACGGGCAAGGGCGACTTCATCACCCAGCTGGCAGAGCGCAATCCCGACATCAATTATATCGGCATCGAGGCCCAGCAGGATGTGCTCTATTCCGCAGCCAAGAAAGTGGCGGAAAAGGGGCTCAAGAATGTGCGCCTGCTGGTATTCGATATCAACAATATCGAGAATATCTTCGGTGAGGGTGAAGTTGACCGCTTCTATGTGAACTTCTGCGATCCCTGGCCGAAGAAGCGTCATGCCAAGCGCCGCCTGACGCATGTGGGCTTTTTGGAGAAATACCGCCGCCTGCTGAAGAAGCCCGGCGAGCTGCACTTCAAGACGGATAATCGCCCGTTGTTTGATTTTTCGCTGGAACAGTTTGAAGAAGCCGGGCTGAAGGTGCAGGATGTGTCCTTTGACCTCCATGCGGAAGATCGTCCCGACAATATCATGACGGAGTATGAACGGAAGTTCAGCGGCTTCGGCGAAAAAATCAACCGCTGCGAGGTAATCTTCGCATAA
- a CDS encoding aminotransferase class I/II-fold pyridoxal phosphate-dependent enzyme has protein sequence MTDLKNQLRAPVAEAMKAYAGDGALAFHTPGHKQGLGAHQLLQELITPLGLQEEVSLMEELDDLHEPTMCIKEAQELAAALYGADAAYFMINGTSGAIHAMIMGTLQPGDTVLVPRNAHRSMIGGLILAGVSPVFIQPRIDEKLGIPMGLQYEDIVAAADAHPEAKALIMVYPTYYGVTIDLRKVADFIHSRNMLLLVDEAHGPHLRFSDRLPLQALDAGADMAAQSTHKILGSMTQTSILLARTGRIDLERVRSAASLLQSTSPNQLLLASLDIARLQMAEQGEELVGRAAELAEKLRQAVNKIPGLWSFGADYLPAGEKLDLTKVTVSVRSLGITGVQAESILRHTYKIQCELSDAYNLLFIISYADTAKQVDTLIKALQGLAAQFTDAEKLILPVEVPPVPERGISPREAFFAGRETVDFEEAAGYVAAEQIMFYPPGIPILAPGDRIDSEALYYIRTMQRLGLKVVGPADTSLETMQVVRENHR, from the coding sequence ATGACAGATCTGAAGAATCAATTGCGAGCGCCGGTGGCGGAGGCGATGAAAGCCTACGCGGGAGACGGCGCTCTCGCTTTTCATACACCGGGGCATAAGCAGGGGCTGGGGGCACATCAGCTCCTGCAGGAACTGATTACCCCGTTGGGGCTGCAGGAGGAAGTTTCCCTGATGGAGGAGCTGGACGATCTCCACGAGCCTACCATGTGCATAAAAGAAGCCCAGGAACTTGCGGCAGCGCTCTATGGAGCTGATGCCGCTTATTTCATGATCAACGGCACCAGTGGGGCCATCCATGCCATGATCATGGGCACACTGCAGCCAGGGGACACGGTGCTGGTGCCCCGCAATGCCCACCGTTCCATGATCGGTGGGCTGATCCTTGCCGGTGTCAGTCCTGTCTTCATCCAGCCCCGCATTGACGAGAAACTGGGGATTCCCATGGGCCTGCAGTATGAGGATATCGTGGCGGCAGCCGACGCTCATCCCGAAGCCAAGGCTTTGATTATGGTCTATCCCACCTATTATGGAGTGACCATTGATTTGCGCAAGGTGGCGGATTTTATCCATAGCCGTAATATGCTGCTGTTGGTGGATGAGGCCCATGGCCCGCATCTGAGATTCAGCGACAGGCTGCCCTTGCAGGCGCTGGATGCTGGAGCGGATATGGCAGCCCAGAGCACCCATAAGATATTGGGTTCCATGACACAGACTTCTATCCTGCTGGCCAGAACTGGCCGGATCGATTTGGAGCGGGTGCGTTCGGCCGCCAGCCTGTTGCAGTCCACAAGCCCCAATCAGCTTTTGCTGGCTTCGCTGGATATTGCCCGCCTGCAGATGGCAGAGCAGGGCGAAGAGTTGGTTGGCCGGGCTGCAGAACTGGCCGAGAAATTGCGGCAGGCGGTAAATAAGATTCCGGGGCTGTGGAGCTTTGGGGCAGATTACCTGCCAGCTGGCGAAAAACTTGATCTGACCAAGGTTACGGTCAGCGTCCGCAGTTTGGGCATTACCGGTGTGCAGGCAGAATCCATCCTGCGGCATACCTATAAGATACAGTGCGAGCTTTCCGATGCCTATAATCTGCTGTTCATCATTTCCTATGCGGATACGGCAAAGCAGGTGGATACGCTGATAAAGGCCCTGCAGGGCTTAGCGGCGCAGTTCACGGATGCGGAGAAATTGATCTTGCCGGTGGAAGTGCCGCCGGTACCGGAGCGGGGCATCAGTCCGCGGGAGGCGTTCTTTGCCGGCCGGGAGACAGTGGATTTTGAGGAGGCTGCCGGTTATGTGGCGGCTGAGCAAATCATGTTCTATCCGCCGGGGATTCCCATTCTGGCACCGGGAGACAGGATTGATTCCGAGGCCCTTTATTATATCCGTACCATGCAGAGGCTGGGACTCAAGGTGGTAGGCCCGGCTGACACTTCGTTGGAAACCATGCAAGTTGTGAGGGAGAATCATCGATGA
- the rnmV gene encoding ribonuclease M5 → MIKEVLVVEGKMDVVAIDKAVEADCIITEGFNLKKQALKNIEQAYKKRGIIIMTDPDSAGERIRSYLTKRFPHAKHAFVPVEDATDNDDIGIEQAKPDAIRKALEKVRTMDWEPTNNFSGADLIVHDLSGANAAASRRAKLGAKLGLGFANAKTFLKRLNHYGVTREEFEKAVAELNAEEAGDAK, encoded by the coding sequence ATGATAAAGGAAGTTTTGGTGGTGGAGGGCAAGATGGACGTTGTGGCCATCGACAAGGCTGTAGAAGCCGACTGCATCATCACCGAAGGATTCAATCTGAAAAAACAGGCTCTCAAGAATATCGAGCAGGCCTATAAGAAGCGCGGCATCATCATTATGACGGACCCGGATTCGGCAGGGGAGCGTATCCGTTCTTATCTGACCAAGCGGTTCCCCCATGCCAAGCATGCCTTTGTGCCCGTGGAAGATGCCACGGACAACGACGATATCGGCATCGAACAGGCCAAGCCGGATGCCATCCGCAAGGCGTTGGAAAAAGTCCGCACCATGGATTGGGAGCCGACGAATAATTTCAGCGGGGCAGACCTGATTGTCCATGACCTGTCCGGAGCGAATGCTGCCGCCAGCCGCCGGGCAAAATTGGGGGCAAAACTTGGTCTGGGCTTTGCCAATGCCAAGACCTTTTTGAAGCGGCTCAATCATTATGGCGTGACCAGAGAAGAATTCGAGAAGGCCGTGGCCGAACTGAATGCAGAAGAAGCGGGGGATGCGAAATGA
- a CDS encoding sigma 54-interacting transcriptional regulator: MIREHRSRAKLETYYEKFAQEGILDPNVHPWVAESWQASEKFGVGKEKMAIKHLISKEEFHALQEKHADAIEYLSDLSDGIKEFFQEYNLSLLLIDADCTVLKSYSLPFYQMTPGEIEGANVGIDQVGTSSISVALEHKAPFWMFGPEMWVKECQLGDACSAPVVVAGELTYIITLVSMEQVAMPQDAVISLLFTMRKALERHLSEAIRIKADEAILDATPFAVYHVLPGGEVAYANRLGHTRLEGIGAKREAGTRRSASNLNDVIMNYQHTPIYKGFRGVPSYNKEVTWITPAKTYEDITTVVPLERDEDQAVQSVVVVSMPIEDLRTLVAHAAGYTAKYSLGSMVGEGTTFASVRHKAERTAKNKHHVLIQGEAGTGKQRMAHGIHQASGRAAGPLITLRCGDTTPELLEQELFGVVLNSEVSHQGRLELASGGTLFLDEIEKMPKNIAKQLAEALRTGTACRVGEHVQRSIDVRIIAACDSDLKRLTERDLFDRDLYEALSKSVIRVPALRSRREDIPKLAAHIISELAEQHQMKIKKILPETENVLKNYDWPGNIKQLQSVLEYAFFNTTEDVINPHDISLMGDVKPDNKWKEDREVFVKAWQAAGGNVSRLANLLNVSRVTLYRYLKKYGLDKK, encoded by the coding sequence ATGATTAGAGAGCATCGCAGCCGTGCGAAACTCGAAACTTATTACGAAAAATTTGCCCAGGAAGGTATACTGGACCCGAACGTGCATCCATGGGTGGCAGAATCCTGGCAGGCCAGTGAGAAATTCGGCGTGGGCAAGGAAAAGATGGCCATCAAACATCTGATTTCCAAGGAAGAGTTCCATGCCCTGCAGGAAAAGCATGCCGATGCCATTGAATACTTAAGCGACCTTTCCGATGGCATCAAGGAATTTTTCCAGGAGTATAATCTGAGTCTTCTGCTCATCGATGCCGATTGCACGGTGCTCAAGAGTTATTCCCTGCCCTTTTATCAGATGACGCCGGGGGAGATCGAGGGTGCCAATGTGGGCATTGATCAGGTGGGCACGTCTTCCATCAGCGTGGCTTTGGAACATAAAGCACCATTCTGGATGTTTGGCCCGGAGATGTGGGTGAAGGAATGTCAGCTGGGTGATGCCTGCTCGGCGCCGGTTGTGGTGGCTGGCGAGCTGACTTACATCATCACGCTGGTGTCCATGGAGCAGGTCGCCATGCCGCAGGATGCCGTGATTTCCCTGCTCTTCACCATGCGCAAGGCGTTGGAACGCCATTTGAGCGAGGCTATCCGCATCAAGGCCGATGAAGCGATCCTCGATGCCACGCCCTTTGCGGTCTATCATGTATTGCCCGGCGGTGAAGTGGCTTATGCCAACCGTCTGGGACATACCCGCCTGGAGGGCATTGGGGCCAAGCGTGAAGCAGGTACCCGCCGCAGCGCCTCCAATCTCAATGATGTGATCATGAACTATCAGCATACGCCCATCTACAAGGGCTTCCGTGGCGTTCCATCCTATAATAAGGAAGTGACCTGGATCACGCCGGCCAAGACCTACGAGGATATCACCACGGTGGTACCTTTGGAACGGGATGAGGATCAGGCTGTGCAGAGCGTCGTTGTTGTGTCCATGCCAATTGAAGATCTGCGTACTTTGGTGGCTCATGCCGCTGGTTATACAGCCAAATACAGCCTGGGTTCCATGGTGGGTGAGGGCACGACCTTTGCCAGCGTGCGCCATAAGGCAGAGCGCACCGCCAAGAACAAGCATCATGTGCTGATCCAGGGTGAGGCTGGTACAGGCAAGCAGCGCATGGCCCATGGCATCCATCAGGCCAGCGGCCGGGCTGCTGGGCCCCTCATCACCCTGCGTTGCGGCGATACTACGCCGGAACTGCTGGAGCAGGAGCTCTTTGGCGTGGTGCTCAATTCCGAAGTCAGTCATCAGGGGCGTCTGGAACTGGCTTCCGGCGGTACATTGTTCCTCGATGAGATCGAAAAGATGCCGAAAAATATTGCCAAACAGCTGGCAGAAGCACTGCGGACAGGCACGGCCTGCCGGGTGGGAGAGCATGTGCAGCGCAGCATTGATGTGCGCATTATCGCTGCCTGCGACAGTGACCTGAAGCGTCTGACGGAGCGTGACCTCTTTGACCGTGATCTCTATGAGGCCCTGTCCAAGAGCGTGATCCGCGTGCCGGCCCTGCGCAGCCGCCGGGAAGATATCCCGAAGCTGGCCGCCCATATCATCAGCGAACTGGCTGAGCAGCATCAGATGAAGATCAAGAAGATCCTGCCGGAAACGGAAAATGTGCTGAAAAACTACGATTGGCCGGGCAATATCAAGCAGCTCCAGAGTGTACTGGAATATGCTTTCTTCAACACGACGGAAGACGTCATCAATCCCCATGACATCAGCCTGATGGGGGATGTGAAGCCGGATAACAAGTGGAAGGAAGACCGGGAGGTATTTGTCAAGGCCTGGCAGGCAGCGGGCGGCAATGTGAGCAGGCTCGCCAACCTCCTGAATGTCAGCCGTGTAACCCTCTATCGTTATCTGAAGAAATACGGTCTGGACAAGAAGTAA
- a CDS encoding Na+/H+ antiporter NhaC family protein: MAESIWSILPPVITIVLALWTKEVYMSLIIGIFSGAMLFTGGNFLESILTMFKVMADKVGGNVNILVFLVILGILVAAITRSGATSAYGEWAARTIKGRRQASLITALLGLVIFIDDYFNCLTVGTVMRPVTDKFKISRAKLAYIIDAMAAPVCIIAPVSSWAAAVGSSLPEGSEIDGFGLFIQTIPFNLYAWLTLIFLFFIIWTGKDFGAMAHDVKRSNQKFEIPKEYQGNGEVHKEEQGNGKIIDLILPLMVLIVACVYGMLYTGGIHEGKTIANAFADCDSSKSLVLGSFIAFVFTGLLYLPRKVISFNAFCDSFGWGFKAMTPAIFILCLAWTLSGICSDKYLNLGGFVGGIVSANAALIMLLPPIFFLVAIGLAFATGTSWGTFGILIPIAVAVVGGDPQMLTICVAAILSGAVGGDHASPISDTTILASAGAQCDHLDHVSTQLPYVMTVAGCSLIGYVVDGMTGNGWLGLGTAIACLCVVMTVISAKVKSLDK, from the coding sequence ATGGCTGAATCAATTTGGTCCATCCTGCCGCCGGTTATCACCATTGTTCTGGCTTTGTGGACAAAGGAAGTATACATGTCCCTGATCATCGGCATCTTCTCGGGTGCCATGCTCTTTACGGGGGGCAATTTCCTGGAATCCATCCTGACCATGTTCAAGGTTATGGCGGACAAGGTGGGCGGCAACGTCAACATCTTGGTATTCTTGGTAATCTTAGGTATCCTGGTAGCGGCAATCACCCGCAGTGGTGCCACGAGTGCTTATGGTGAGTGGGCGGCGCGCACGATCAAAGGCCGCCGTCAGGCTTCGCTGATCACGGCGCTTTTAGGTCTCGTGATCTTCATCGATGACTATTTCAACTGCCTGACGGTTGGTACGGTCATGCGCCCGGTGACGGATAAATTCAAGATTTCCCGGGCAAAACTGGCCTATATCATCGATGCCATGGCAGCGCCCGTCTGTATCATCGCGCCGGTGTCCAGCTGGGCGGCGGCTGTGGGTTCCTCCCTGCCGGAAGGCTCGGAGATCGATGGCTTTGGTCTCTTTATCCAGACCATTCCCTTTAATCTCTATGCCTGGCTGACGCTGATCTTCCTGTTCTTCATCATCTGGACGGGCAAGGATTTCGGGGCTATGGCCCATGATGTCAAGCGCAGCAACCAGAAGTTCGAGATTCCCAAGGAATATCAGGGTAATGGCGAGGTACATAAGGAAGAGCAGGGCAATGGCAAGATCATTGACCTGATCCTGCCGCTTATGGTGCTGATTGTAGCTTGCGTCTATGGCATGCTCTATACTGGCGGCATCCATGAGGGCAAGACCATTGCCAATGCCTTTGCGGATTGCGATTCTTCCAAATCCCTGGTGCTGGGTTCCTTCATTGCCTTTGTATTTACCGGTCTTTTGTACCTGCCGCGTAAGGTGATTTCCTTCAACGCCTTCTGTGACAGCTTTGGCTGGGGCTTCAAGGCCATGACGCCGGCCATCTTCATCCTGTGCCTGGCCTGGACGCTGTCCGGTATCTGCAGTGACAAGTATCTGAACCTGGGCGGCTTCGTGGGTGGCATCGTCAGTGCCAATGCGGCGCTGATCATGCTGCTGCCGCCAATCTTCTTCCTGGTGGCCATCGGTCTGGCCTTTGCCACGGGCACGAGCTGGGGTACCTTCGGCATCCTGATTCCCATCGCGGTAGCAGTAGTCGGTGGCGATCCGCAGATGCTGACCATCTGTGTGGCGGCTATCCTCTCCGGTGCCGTAGGCGGCGACCATGCTTCGCCGATTTCGGATACCACGATTCTGGCGTCTGCCGGCGCCCAGTGTGACCATCTTGACCATGTGAGCACCCAGCTGCCCTACGTTATGACGGTGGCAGGCTGCTCCCTGATCGGTTACGTGGTGGACGGCATGACCGGCAACGGCTGGTTGGGCCTGGGCACGGCAATTGCCTGCCTGTGTGTTGTCATGACGGTGATTTCTGCCAAGGTGAAATCCCTGGACAAATAA
- a CDS encoding nitrous oxide-stimulated promoter family protein → MSIFSRFLPKRKPVEIKNNIPKEKENIKKTFGIYCHGHHDTKGDKLCPKCTALLATVMTKMNRCPYGITKPICDRCDRAAMCFGAKQAQEFMTIMNGTQKRMFLSHPMMAIKHKLASMGVDYAKYQQAKKIDDKVKAKEEAAKKRAKERKEKK, encoded by the coding sequence ATGAGCATTTTTTCGCGTTTTCTGCCCAAGCGTAAGCCGGTAGAGATCAAAAACAATATTCCCAAAGAAAAGGAAAACATCAAAAAGACCTTCGGCATCTACTGCCATGGTCATCACGATACGAAAGGCGACAAACTCTGCCCCAAATGCACGGCCCTGCTCGCCACGGTCATGACCAAGATGAACCGCTGCCCCTACGGCATCACGAAGCCCATCTGCGACCGCTGCGATCGCGCTGCCATGTGCTTTGGTGCCAAGCAGGCCCAGGAATTCATGACCATCATGAACGGCACCCAGAAACGCATGTTCCTGTCCCACCCCATGATGGCAATCAAGCACAAACTGGCCAGCATGGGCGTTGACTACGCCAAGTACCAGCAGGCCAAGAAGATTGACGACAAAGTCAAGGCCAAGGAAGAAGCCGCCAAGAAACGCGCCAAAGAACGCAAAGAAAAGAAATAA